TTCGTCACCATGATTGTGATAACGGTTTTCAGTTTTGTGGCTGGATGGTGGATTCCAGGGGGTGTGTCCATTATATCATTTATATTTTCTACTGCAATAACCACAGCCTATATGTCTCAGAGAGAGAAGGCGGAAAGAAACCTTATTATGAAACTCTTTGGTAAACACGTTTCAAAATCAGTAGCACAGGCCATATGGGAAAACAGAGATGAGTTTATAAAAGATGGCCGGCTGCCTTCAAAAAAACTGACGGCTACAGTCCTTTTTACTGATTTAAAGGGCTTTACTTCCGTATCTGAGAAGTTTGACGCGGCAGGACTTATGGATTGGCTTAATGAGTATATGGACGCTATGACAGGCATGGTTTTAAATCATGGAGGTGTTGTAAATAAATACATCGGGGACGCCGTCATGGCCATATTCGGTGTGCCTTTTGAGAGGACCACTGAGATAGAGATTTCCGAGGATGCAATTAATGCCGTGGAATGCGCCCTGGGCATGGAACAGG
The window above is part of the Nitrospirae bacterium YQR-1 genome. Proteins encoded here:
- a CDS encoding adenylate/guanylate cyclase domain-containing protein, which codes for MSIISFIFSTAITTAYMSQREKAERNLIMKLFGKHVSKSVAQAIWENRDEFIKDGRLPSKKLTATVLFTDLKGFTSVSEKFDAAGLMDWLNEYMDAMTGMVLNHGGVVNKYIGDAVMAIFGVPFERTTEIEISEDAINAVECALGMEQELIRLNQLWEKQGLPNTSMRVGIFTGPLVAGCIGSSERLEYTVIGDTVNTASRLESFDKDTQDEEFAGRPCRILIGESTYKYTGDRFYSKRVGEVSLKGKSEKIIVYRIGGLK